The Limanda limanda chromosome 13, fLimLim1.1, whole genome shotgun sequence region CAAACTCCCTTGTGTAAGGCTTGTGTAACGGGACCAAACCACGGGCAGGGACGGGTTAAATCCTCCTGACAGAAACTTTGACTTTGCATCAGTAACTGGGCTGAATTAGATAAAtgagtttggggggggggggggagactccAGCCCTCCTCTCCTGAGAACTGATATGTTGTTCTGCGTAAAAGGAGCAGAGAGCGCACTCCTGCTTCCCATCCACCTTCCACCAAGAAACATCTGTGCGCGCACTGCATCCCATTAATTTATTTCCCACTAACCTATTGAAGGGATTTcactttcatttagttttttcactGCCATGGCGGGatcacttttacttttatacgtTTTCCAAGGACTACTTCCCCTGATCTGCGGGCAGCTGCGCTCGGCTGGGCCCTGGCGGCACCGGGTCCAGTGGCAGAACAACGGGCAGGTTTACAGTCTGATGAGCACCGGGTCGGAGTACCAGGCTCCGGTTCGCTCCAGGAGCCAGTCGAGGGTGTATGTGAGCGGCAGGAGGGACGGCACCAGGAGCCAGATGTCCGGAGCGCACAGAGGAACCATGCTTGTGAGAACCGGACAGGGTGAGTCCAGGGTGATCAGGACCGATCCAGGTGGAGAAGCAGGGTCGTATGCACTAGGTAGACCCTTTGTGCCGGTGAATGCTCATGCATCAGGGGCCAGGCAGCAGGGAACAGGAGCTGCAGGTTATCCAGTTGCACGACGACTTGtccctgaacacatcaacagcaTCAATGCATCTGCACCGGGGTCTTCAGCTGATGTCCccgggagaagaggaggtgtgAGGGTGGACTCTCCCGCAGGAGGAGAACCGGGACCCGGTGCGCCACCTTTACGCACGGTGCCACAGGCTGTCCCTGTCCTCCGGCAGACAGGTCCATCCATCCCAGGGTCTCCCACAGCTGTGGAGAGGGAACCTTCAGAGGATGCTTCCAGCGAGGCGACCACAAACAGAGAGGACATGGTTAACGACGACCCTCGAAACCCATTTAAAAACCACAGGAATTCAGTTTTCTACAACTTGTATCCCAGCAGAGAGAGACCAGGGGCGCAGCGTCCACCCGACTCAGGATATGGAACAAGATACTTTCAAAATGGTAAGAGTCACATTTGTGAGTTTATCCTTGTTAATTAGCAATGGATTCAAATCCTAGACTAACATGGTCTTCCAAAGTACATTCACTTGATTACTGCATTTTTCATGTAGTAGTACTGTATATAAGTGGATTTATCTTCAGGCTTTCACTCCACTAAttcaaatatctgtactttcttctCTCCTGCATTTTTGCAATGCATTGTGTGAAAtcttaacattacattacatctcatttagctgacgcttttatccaaagtaacttacaataagtgcattcaaccctgagggtacaaaccaagattAACAAGGAACAAGAAAGtataatttctttaaaaataaagcaagactacaaagtgctataagtaagtgctatttaagtgctactaacatagtattttagatttttttaaagattttttaaaagtattCAGTGACAACAGGAGTAACATTCATTGGTAATGAGGTACTCACTCTGGGAAAGACTACACTTagaaagtacttttacttttaatataagtatatatttaaaaacaagtacTTAATGTTACTAGAGTAGAAAAGTTAAAGTGGTACCTTTACTTACCTGAGTACATTTTTGACtatatgtttttacttttacttgagtaaaatgtttgagttcttcctccaccactgtccTATCCTGGGCATCAGTCAGGATAAAACCGACTCACTCAAAATGTTTCATCTCCTGCACTCGTCTCACTcactgagagaaaaaagatTCATGTCAAGTCGGGAACGATCCCGTTGGTACAGTTTATCCCAGAATGACACATCAGGAATGTAAAAGTGATGAATTAagccaacaaaacacaaacagctgcttgTATTTACCAGTTTATTCTCAGTGTGAGCAGAGAGTGTATCAACATCAAGATCTCAAACTTGGATTTGTCCCTTTAATTTCCTGCAGGGCTGCCCGACCTTGTGCCGGACCCATATGCCATCCAAGCAGGTGCTTACATCCAGCGCATGCAGATGTACGCGCTCCGCTGTGCAGCTGAGGAGAACTGTCTGGCCAGGTAATGTGTGGTGCCAGGAGTGATTCACCTCTTCAGCACGCTCACAACAGCACGTAGACActgaagcagacacacacacacagacgttacacacacagacatgtatttcctttgtttttacAGCTTGGCGAAGATACATTTTACATGATTGAGGAGAATTCTTCGGTGGTTTCGAATATCTTTGAATTATCTCAGTTTCCTTGAGGATAAATGTTAAGTTGATCGAGTTACAGAAACTGTTTGACCTTATTATGGAGCAGTGATTCTCCAACATCTTTTCCTGCCAAGACATAAATGTTCTGGATTGGTTTTCCCAAAAGCATTAAGTGCAATGGAACAAACTCTTTGCGCTCCGTTACTTTTAAGACAACTGGTTCCCCGGGAGCTCGGCCAGTAGCACTTTCCAACGCAGCTTATACGTCCATTTCCTCCTGTGATCCATCCAAGGTCGGCTTATGGACCCGGCGTGCGAGACATCGACTTCAGAGTCCTCCTGAGGTTCCCCCAGAAGGTGAAGAATCAAGGCACCTCGGACTTCCTGCCCGTCAAGCCGAGATATCAGTGGGACTGGCACAGCTGTCACCAGTGAGTCTACACAGCCGGACATGAAGGGAAATCACCCAGATGTTGTGATTAGCACGGTTCCGCTTTCATCTGATAACAGAGAAACACCACACCCTCAAAGTTCAGTCAAAGTTTTACTCTCAAAGAAAGTCCTCATCCTAATCTATCCGCCCTACGTCCTCAGGCACTACCACAGCATGGACGCCTTCAGTAACTACGACCTGTTGGACGCCATCACTGGACGTAAAGTGGCCGAGGGACACAAGGCCAGTTTCTGCCTCGAGGACACCGGCTGTGACCCTGGATTCAGGCGGCGCTACGCCTGCACATCCCACACACAGGTAAAGGgagaagatagatagatggatagatagatggatagatagatagatagatagacagacagacagacagacagacagacagacagacagacagacagacagacagacagacagacagacagacagacagacagacagacagacagacagacagacagacagacagacagacagacagacagacagacagacagacagacagacagacagacagacagacagacagacagacagacagacagacagacagacagacagacagacagacagacagacagacagacagacagacagacagacagacagacagacagacagacagacagacagacagacagacagacagacagacagacagacagacagacagacagatagatagatagatagatagatagatagatagatagatagatagatagatagatagatagatagatagatagatagatagatagatagatagatagatagatagatagatagatagatagatagatagatagatagatagatagatagatagatagatagatagatagatagatagatagatagatagatagatagatagatagatagatagatagatagatagatagatagatagatagatagataggtaggtagatagataggtaggtagataggtaggtagcAGGAGTATTATTTTGTGGCTTATAAATTTGAATTTCCCAGATTAGCTGTGAAAACTTCCAGTACCAAGGTTAATTTGATGGTAAATTTGACACTCATGGGGAAATGGAccaaaataaagtattttatctAACATTATTTTATCACATTAAAACAGTGAAGATATTTAATGGGACCAATCAGAGGCTccagagttttttatttttttctagaCATTTTCCAGCTCCACGCCTGAAACCAAAAACTGATTTATTCCAAAAACATCCTGAAGACGTTGGAATATTTATTATATCTGTTGTCTGGGTCTGAGCTCTGTGATTCTGGCTTTCCGCTCTTCAGTCCCGGTGTCTTGTAACAGCTTCACTTCCAAGAGCTGTTTATTTAAGTTATTCTCAAATCTGCCTCATTTGCAGCACTTGCAGGAAAACAGTCGTCATACCACACTCAGGGTTTtggatgttgtgtgtttcagggtcTGAGCCCAGGATGTCATGACGTCTACGCCGCCAACATCGACTGTCAGTGGATCGACATCACTGATGTTCCTCCAGGAAACTATATCCTGAAGGTAAGCAACGTGTCAGCCTGACTTTATATCAACTCTTCGACTGCAGAACATCTCTCAGATTTTGATTTCTCAGCACTGAGGTTTATTTTACTGAACTGCCTGCAGAGCAAACTCttattcatgttttgttttcccaggTTACTGTCAATCCCAATTTCCACGTCCTGGAGTCGGACTTCACCAACAACGTAGTGAGATGTGATATCACGTACACAGGAATTTATGTTCAGACGCGGAACTGCAGAGTAGCAAGGTAATGTAGAGAGATTATATCAAACACAAAGCTGCATgtgatttattctttattttaaacaGCTTAAACACTCTCATAATTATCCATTTGCTAATGAAAACATTGTTATCTTAATTATTAAGCCAAATAAACCTTTTAATCCTGTTAAATTAGTTGGTAAATGCATTATTAAAGAGCAGAAAATATGGTTCTTTATGTAAGTTTGAATCAAAAAGTGAATGTATAGAAGTTGTAAACAGTCTGATTGCAGGTGTAAGATCCTGTatcattgtgtgttgtgtgtgaacatgttctcatttctttctctctctctttccagggGTTGAAATCTGCATCAGCATCAACACTCTGATTAACAATAAGTGTAAAAGCCAaagagttaaa contains the following coding sequences:
- the loxl5b gene encoding lysyl oxidase-like 5b isoform X1, with the translated sequence MAGSLLLLYVFQGLLPLICGQLRSAGPWRHRVQWQNNGQVYSLMSTGSEYQAPVRSRSQSRVYVSGRRDGTRSQMSGAHRGTMLVRTGQGESRVIRTDPGGEAGSYALGRPFVPVNAHASGARQQGTGAAGYPVARRLVPEHINSINASAPGSSADVPGRRGGVRVDSPAGGEPGPGAPPLRTREPSEDASSEATTNREDMVNDDPRNPFKNHRNSVFYNLYPSRERPGAQRPPDSGYGTRYFQNGLPDLVPDPYAIQAGAYIQRMQMYALRCAAEENCLARSAYGPGVRDIDFRVLLRFPQKVKNQGTSDFLPVKPRYQWDWHSCHQHYHSMDAFSNYDLLDAITGRKVAEGHKASFCLEDTGCDPGFRRRYACTSHTQGLSPGCHDVYAANIDCQWIDITDVPPGNYILKVTVNPNFHVLESDFTNNVVRCDITYTGIYVQTRNCRVAR
- the loxl5b gene encoding lysyl oxidase-like 5b isoform X2, with amino-acid sequence MAGSLLLLYVFQGLLPLICGQLRSAGPWRHRVQWQNNGQVYSLMSTGSEYQAPVRSRSQSRVYVSGRRDGTRSQMSGAHRGTMLVRTGQGESRVIRTDPGGEAGSYALGRPFVPVNAHASGARQQGTGAAGYPVARRLVPEHINSINASAPGSSADVPGRRGGVRVDSPAGGEPGPGAPPLRTVPQAVPVLRQTGPSIPGSPTAVEREPSEDASSEATTNREDMVNDDPRNPFKNHRNSVFYNLYPSRERPGAQRPPDSGYGTRYFQNGLPDLVPDPYAIQAGAYIQRMQMYALRCAAEENCLARSAYGPGVRDIDFRVLLRFPQKVKNQGTSDFLPVKPRYQWDWHSCHQHYHSMDAFSNYDLLDAITGRKVAEGHKASFCLEDTGCDPGFRRRYACTSHTQGLSPGCHDVYAANIDCQWIDITDVPPGNYILKVTVNPNFHVLESDFTNNVVRCDITYTGIYVQTRNCRVAR